From Camelina sativa cultivar DH55 chromosome 5, Cs, whole genome shotgun sequence:
CTGGACAAAGTTCCCTCTGCCCCTCACCTACTACATAAGTACTACTCTCATATCCCTACCCCACCCCACAGACCGTTACAGACTTAGCAGAGAGATAGAGACCTTTATTCTTTACTAAAGACAACTTGACCCTCTCACAAGGCCCATTACTACTACTGGATCCTTCTTACTAATTCTCTAGCCATTTgggcttttcttcttcctatgaTAGCGGTAAAGAATAGGAGGGTGTTGGACCTCAAATGTATCAATATGTTGTGTAAACAGGAGCTTCTCTCTTTAGAACTATGTGGTAAGTGATAAGTGATAACACCATCATATGTTTTCGAGGATGTTACTCCAACATGTTTCATTCCCTTACAGTCAGACCCTTTGCTTCTATTCAACAACACGGTGTATGCAACATTGCTCTGAAAGCTAATTTCATACATTGGTCTATGAATGATGTGTATAACAACATAGAATTGCGTTTACAGCcttgaaaacaaaatagacgAAACCAAAAAGAATTGCATACTGACTGACCTAAAACTGACTTCTCTCTAGGTCACTGGCTCACTGCAAAATCCTTCAGTAATAAACGACCCAATGCTTCTAATGGAATCTCCATGTACTTGATGGCCTAAGTGCAAGCCAACAACCAAAAATGACTTTTCATATATCTTCATTAGTTTTTGCTGTATCACTCATATGTTTATAGAGAGAAGCatacctcaaaaaaaaaaaagcagcagAAGAAACCACTTGGTCAGAGGAAAGGCCATTTCTTGACTATCTCTACATCATGTATATAGCCATTCTCCTATTACTTGAACAATATTATACAATATAATAAATGCTTTCATTTCAAACAAGTCACTCTGACCGCGCCTGCTCACTTAAAACTTCACTCTTTTCCTGCGAAGGAAGAAACAAAACGCATCGGATAAGGCAACTATTGTGTTTATTGCTTTTAGCGAATAGATTAGCAAGGAGATGTTCTACCTGCTCCTCAGTATTTGGTGGCAGACAGTTCTTGCCTCCATTGCACCGGAACTTGAATGACTCAGAATAACTAGTGGACTCTCTATCGATTATAAACTCTGGAGAAGAGATGGTTGAGGATCTAACGGTCTTACGAGGAGAACACGGCAGGTTTGAATGATAAGTCTctgcttctgatgatgatagTTCAGAACCAGCTCCCCGTGGACATATAATAGTACTTGAGTTTCCGACCTTGTGAAAACTTTCCATGGATGGATTCCCCGGAGTTTGATGATCACCAGGTGGATGATTCTGTTCTGCAGCAACCGTAATAGAATCACTTGTTAACTTCTTCTCAGGAGGAATCACACAGTCCAAGTCAACTGGATTCACACAACAGCTTTTGCTATACGATTCGACACAAGATGATACAATCTGGCCAGGTACCAAAGAATCAGGTATGGACAAGTTAATCCCTTTTTTCTCCTTGCAAGTGTCTAAGCCCTCTTTGATTCTGCTGCATGGTTCTATAGCAGATAACGCTAGAGACCGTTCACCATTGGAATGATGATCAGAAGGTAATTGAGTATTTTCTTTCATTGTCGGACTTACAGATGATTCTCTCCTTACATGCCCATCTGTGTCTTGCCCTGAAGTCTTCTGTTTCTTACATTCTGTAGCATTATTAACGCCAAGGTCAGAATGTGGGGGTTTTCTTCGACGCATGCTATCACATACATTGACCTCATCCCTCATGCTATTAATCCAATCTGATGGATTGAAATTTAGATCAACTGAAAGGCTAATACCCTCTTCCAAACTGACATGAAACTCAAACGAAGACGAACTAGCACTATCACCACTGTCTACATCTCTCATTCTATCTTCTAGCCGAGAATCTGTTCTCTTGGAGTTAGNNNNNNNNNNNNNNNNNNNNNNNNNNNNNNNNNNNNNNNNNNNNNNNNNNNNNNNNNNNNNNNNNNNNNNNNNNNNNNNNNNNNNNNNNNNNNNNNNNNNNNNNNNNNNNNNNNNNNNNNNNNNNNNNNNNNNNNNNNNNNNNNNNNNNNNNNNNNNNNNNNNNNNNNNNNNNNNNNNNNNNNNNNNNNNNNNNNNNNNNNNNNNNNNNNNNNNNNNNNNNNNNNNNNNNNNNNNNNNNNNNNNNNNNNNNNNNNNNNNNNNNNNNNNNNNNNNNNNNNNNNNNNNNNNNNNNNNNNNNNNNNNNNNNNNNNNNNNNNNNNNNNNNNNNNNNNNNNNNNNNNNNNNNNNNNNNNNNNNNNNNNNNNNNNNNNNNNNNNNNNNNNNNNNNNNNNNNNNNNNNNNNNNNNNNNNNNNNNNNNNNNNNNNNNNNNNNNNNNNNNNNNNNNNNNNNNNNNNNNNNNNNNNNNNNNNNNNNNNNNNNNNNNNNNNNNNNNNNNNNNNNNNNNNNNNNNNNNNNNNNNNNNNNNNNNNNNNNNNNNNNNNNNNNNNNNNNNNNNNNNNNNNNNNNNNNNNNNNNNNNNNNNNNNNNNNNNNNNNNNNNNNNNNNNNNNNNNNNNNNNNNNNNNNNNNNNNNNNNNNNNNNNNNNNNNNNNNNNNNNNNNNNNNNNNNNNNNNNNNNNNNNNNNNNNNNNNNNNNNNNNNNNNNNNNNNNNNNNNNNNNNNNNNNNNNNNNNNNNNNNNNNNNNNNNNNNNNNNNNNNNNNNNNNNNNNNNNNNNNNNNNNNNNNNNNNNNNNNNNNNNNNNNNNNNNNNNNNNNNNNNNNNNNNNNNNNNNNNNNNNNNNNNNNNNNNNNNNNNNNNNNNNNNNNNNNNNNNNNNNNNNNNNNNNNNNNNNNNNNNNNNNNNNNNNNNNNNNNNNNNNNNNNNNNNNNNNNNNNNNNNNNNNNNNNNNNNNNNNNNNNNNNNNNNNNNNNNNNNNNNNNNNNNNNNNNNNNNNNNNNNNNNNNNNNNNNNNNNNNNNNNNNNNNNNNNNNNNNNNNNNNNNNNNNNNNNNNNNNNNNNNNNNNNNNNNNNNNNNNNNNNNNNNNNNNNNNNNNNNNNNNNNNNNNNNNNNNNNNNNNNNNNNNNNNNNNNNNNNNNNNNNNNNNNNNNNNNNNNNNNNNNNNNNNNNNNNNNNNNNNNNNNNNNNNNNNNNNNNNNNNNNNNNNNNNNNNNNNNNNNNNNNNNNNNNNNNNNNNNNNNNNNNNNNNNNNNNNNNNNNNNNNNNNNNNNNNNNNNNNNNNNNNNNNNNNNNNNNNNNNNNNNNNNNNNNNNNNNNNNNNNNNNNNNNNNNNNNNNNNNNNNNNNNNNNNNNNNNNNNNN
This genomic window contains:
- the LOC104788186 gene encoding uncharacterized protein LOC104788186, producing the protein MRDVDSGDSASSSSFEFHVSLEEGISLSVDLNFNPSDWINSMRDEVNVCDSMRRRKPPHSDLGVNNATECKKQKTSGQDTDGHVRRESSVSPTMKENTQLPSDHHSNGERSLALSAIEPCSRIKEGLDTCKEKKGINLSIPDSLVPGQIVSSCVESYSKSCCVNPVDLDCVIPPEKKLTSDSITVAAEQNHPPGDHQTPGNPSMESFHKVGNSSTIICPRGAGSELSSSEAETYHSNLPCSPRKTVRSSTISSPEFIIDRESTSYSESFKFRCNGGKNCLPPNTEEQEKSEVLSEQARSE